The following are encoded together in the Rhizobium tumorigenes genome:
- a CDS encoding ABC transporter ATP-binding protein — translation MTMLTVDNLKVSYPTRTGVIEAVRGVSFTLGRERLGIVGESGSGKSQTGRAIMGLTQSHGIVTADTLSFNGIDLLKASPKERRALRGKRIAMVLQDPKYSLDPVMTIGKQVCETLRTHERVSKAEARDRALAMLEAVQIREPQRVFDLHPHEVSGGMGQRVMIAMMLIAGPELLIADEPTSALDVTVQLDVLRIMDKLVSERGMGLIFVSHDLRLVSSFCDRVIVMYAGKIVEELPASELRNAQHPYTRGLLNCMPVIGEDRHPLPVLERKPEWAL, via the coding sequence ATGACCATGCTGACAGTCGACAATCTGAAGGTCAGCTATCCGACCCGCACGGGTGTGATCGAGGCCGTGCGCGGTGTTTCCTTCACCCTCGGCCGCGAGCGGCTCGGCATTGTCGGCGAAAGCGGCTCCGGCAAGTCGCAGACCGGCCGCGCCATCATGGGCCTCACCCAGTCACACGGGATCGTCACCGCCGATACGTTGAGTTTCAACGGCATAGACTTGTTGAAAGCCTCGCCCAAAGAGCGACGTGCGCTGCGCGGCAAGCGGATCGCCATGGTGCTGCAGGACCCGAAATATTCGCTCGATCCCGTCATGACGATCGGCAAGCAGGTTTGCGAAACGTTGCGAACGCATGAGCGCGTCAGCAAGGCGGAGGCCCGCGACCGGGCGCTCGCCATGCTGGAAGCAGTGCAGATCCGTGAGCCGCAACGGGTTTTCGACCTGCATCCGCACGAGGTTTCCGGCGGCATGGGGCAGCGGGTGATGATCGCCATGATGCTGATTGCCGGCCCGGAATTGCTGATCGCCGACGAACCGACCTCCGCGCTCGACGTCACGGTGCAGCTCGATGTCCTTCGCATCATGGACAAGCTGGTATCCGAGCGCGGCATGGGGCTGATTTTCGTATCGCACGACCTGCGGCTGGTGTCTTCGTTCTGTGATCGCGTCATCGTCATGTATGCAGGCAAAATCGTCGAGGAATTGCCGGCGTCCGAACTGCGCAATGCCCAGCATCCCTACACGCGGGGCCTGCTGAACTGCATGCCCGTCATCGGCGAGGATCGCCATCCGCTGCCGGTGCTCGAGCGCAAGCCGGAGTGGGCGCTATGA
- a CDS encoding ABC transporter permease, with translation MTGPTSPIAPLTRRQWLLSDRPQSRLQARLGRAYITWRQFSANHLAVLGLVIILALLFIAAFADVIATKSPVIGDLANARLLPPGAQGYLLGTDDQGRDIFSRIMHGSRLTLLVIVLVAIISAPIGLLIGTVSGYVGGWLDAVLMRITDIFLAFPKLVLALAFVAALGPGIQNAIIAIAITSWPPYARIARAETMTVRRSDYISAVRLMGASPLRIIFRHVMPLCISSLIVRVTLDMAGIILTAAGLGFLGLGAQPPLPEWGAMIASGRRFILDQWWVAAMPGFAILVVSLGFNLLGDGLRDALDPQESGR, from the coding sequence ATGACGGGTCCAACCTCACCAATAGCGCCACTCACCCGCCGCCAATGGCTGCTCTCCGACCGGCCGCAATCGCGACTGCAGGCGAGGCTTGGCCGCGCCTATATCACCTGGCGCCAATTTTCCGCCAACCATCTGGCCGTGCTCGGCCTGGTGATTATCCTTGCCCTGTTGTTCATCGCCGCCTTTGCCGACGTCATCGCCACCAAGTCGCCTGTCATCGGCGATCTCGCCAATGCCCGGCTGTTGCCGCCCGGCGCCCAGGGCTATCTGCTCGGCACTGACGACCAGGGACGCGATATCTTTTCGCGGATCATGCACGGCTCGCGTCTGACACTGCTGGTGATTGTGCTTGTCGCTATCATTTCGGCACCGATCGGGCTGCTGATCGGTACGGTGTCCGGTTATGTCGGCGGCTGGCTGGATGCGGTGCTGATGCGCATCACGGATATATTCCTCGCCTTTCCGAAGCTCGTGCTGGCGCTCGCCTTTGTCGCGGCCCTCGGCCCAGGCATCCAGAACGCCATCATCGCCATCGCCATCACCTCCTGGCCACCCTATGCCCGTATTGCCCGGGCCGAGACGATGACGGTGCGGCGCTCCGACTATATTTCAGCCGTCCGGCTGATGGGCGCCTCGCCGCTGCGGATCATTTTCCGCCATGTCATGCCGCTCTGCATCTCGTCGCTGATCGTCCGGGTGACACTCGATATGGCTGGCATCATCCTCACCGCAGCCGGCCTAGGCTTCCTCGGTCTCGGCGCTCAACCGCCGCTGCCTGAATGGGGCGCGATGATTGCGTCCGGCCGCCGCTTCATCCTCGACCAGTGGTGGGTGGCGGCAATGCCTGGCTTTGCCATCCTGGTCGTCAGTCTCGGCTTCAATCTGCTCGGTGACGGTTTGCGCGATGCGCTCGATCCGCAGGAGAGCGGCCGATGA